In Neosynechococcus sphagnicola sy1, one DNA window encodes the following:
- a CDS encoding winged helix-turn-helix transcriptional regulator: protein MSTVTEQVRASCPVEITLEVIGGRWKVLILRELLVGVKRFGELYRALPGVTQKMLTQQLREMEEARLVHRQVYQQVPPKVEYSLTPLGESLKPILDAMHDWGMQFLNRDGTL, encoded by the coding sequence ATGAGCACCGTCACTGAGCAGGTGCGAGCCTCCTGCCCTGTAGAAATTACGCTTGAGGTTATCGGTGGCCGCTGGAAGGTGCTGATTCTGAGAGAATTATTGGTAGGGGTGAAACGATTCGGGGAGTTATACCGAGCCTTACCTGGTGTTACCCAAAAAATGCTGACCCAACAACTGCGGGAAATGGAAGAAGCCAGATTGGTACATCGACAGGTCTATCAACAGGTTCCCCCCAAAGTTGAGTATTCCCTGACGCCGCTCGGTGAGAGTCTGAAGCCAATTTTGGATGCGATGCATGACTGGGGAATGCAATTCCTCAATCGAGATGGAACCCTTTGA
- a CDS encoding CDGSH iron-sulfur domain-containing protein, with translation MSKPTIAAKRPIVVELDAGTYWWCACGQSQNQPYCDGTHQGTDLKPLPVTLTEQKTVAFCLCKQTGNPPYCDGAHSKLS, from the coding sequence ATGAGCAAACCAACCATTGCTGCTAAACGACCGATTGTTGTAGAACTTGATGCTGGAACTTACTGGTGGTGTGCCTGTGGCCAATCCCAGAACCAACCATACTGTGATGGAACCCATCAAGGCACAGATCTCAAGCCCCTCCCAGTAACCCTGACCGAGCAGAAAACGGTTGCGTTCTGCCTCTGTAAGCAAACGGGTAATCCACCCTACTGTGATGGAGCCCATAGCAAACTCTCTTAA
- a CDS encoding ATP-binding protein has protein sequence MIKPPLPDNERQRLAALYRYQVLDTESEGAFDDLTALAAHICQTPIALVSLLDPERQWFKSAFGLAARETPRDLAFCAHAILGSDLFIVKDAHEDERFQGNPLVTQEPHVNFYAGAPLVTPDGFPLGTLCVIDHVPRELNADQLNALRALSRQVISQMELRLHLSQLNALNDQLQANQILLQQSKEAAEKASISKSRFLATMSHEIRTPMNGIIGTVGLLLETPLDAEQQEYAETIRLSADNLLIILNDILDYSKVEAGKLELETRPLMLHHCVRQVMDLLMPVANQKHLQLHAYIHPEIPPVIVGDRVRLQQILINLMGNAIKFTAQGSVTLTVCVQSHRSESEIELQFAVQDSGIGIPPDRLHQLFQAFSQVDASITRRYGGTGLGLAICDRLTQLMGGKIWAESTEGQGSTFYFTLRAKIGTTISLSDQPSPLFTPLDPQLASRMPLQLLLAEDNPVNQKIFLKVLEKLGYTADVAINGLEVLEKLHTQNYDLIFMDMQMPVMDGVETTRQIRQQSRYRHQPRIIAITASAMEEDRAMCLSVGMDDYLTKPIVLQAVQAALQRWGQPSSLLDTSSPLNPCASPQP, from the coding sequence ATGATCAAGCCTCCCCTACCCGACAATGAGCGACAACGACTGGCAGCCCTCTATCGCTATCAGGTACTAGATACCGAATCTGAAGGTGCCTTTGACGACCTCACCGCTCTGGCAGCCCATATTTGTCAAACACCGATAGCCTTGGTGAGTCTGCTGGATCCGGAGCGGCAATGGTTTAAATCAGCCTTTGGTCTGGCCGCACGGGAGACACCTCGGGACTTGGCGTTCTGCGCTCACGCCATTTTGGGGTCTGATCTATTTATTGTCAAAGACGCCCATGAGGATGAACGCTTTCAAGGAAATCCCCTCGTGACCCAAGAACCCCATGTCAATTTCTATGCGGGTGCGCCTTTAGTGACACCGGATGGCTTTCCCCTGGGAACCCTCTGTGTGATTGATCATGTGCCTCGAGAGCTGAATGCTGACCAGCTCAATGCCTTAAGGGCACTGAGTCGCCAAGTGATCAGTCAGATGGAACTACGGCTGCATCTCAGTCAGCTCAACGCTCTTAATGATCAGTTACAGGCAAATCAAATCCTCTTGCAGCAGTCCAAAGAGGCAGCTGAGAAAGCATCTATCAGCAAGTCCAGATTTCTGGCAACCATGAGCCATGAGATCCGCACCCCCATGAATGGCATTATCGGCACCGTTGGACTGTTGCTGGAAACCCCTCTGGATGCAGAACAACAGGAGTATGCAGAAACAATTCGGCTCAGCGCTGATAATTTATTGATTATTCTCAACGATATTTTAGATTACTCGAAAGTAGAGGCTGGCAAGCTAGAACTCGAAACCCGTCCCTTGATGCTCCACCACTGTGTACGTCAAGTCATGGATCTGTTAATGCCGGTGGCCAATCAAAAGCATTTGCAACTCCATGCTTATATTCATCCTGAGATTCCCCCCGTGATTGTGGGTGATCGGGTGCGGTTGCAACAGATTTTGATCAACTTGATGGGAAACGCCATTAAGTTCACCGCCCAGGGTTCGGTGACCCTGACGGTCTGTGTCCAGTCGCACCGCTCAGAAAGTGAAATTGAGCTGCAATTTGCTGTTCAAGACTCGGGGATTGGCATTCCCCCCGATCGCCTGCATCAGTTATTCCAGGCGTTTTCCCAGGTTGATGCTTCGATTACCCGTCGCTACGGTGGCACGGGGCTAGGGCTGGCAATTTGCGATCGCCTGACCCAACTCATGGGCGGAAAGATTTGGGCGGAGAGTACCGAGGGTCAAGGTTCCACCTTCTACTTTACGCTACGAGCCAAAATTGGCACCACAATCTCCCTGAGCGACCAACCATCGCCCCTGTTTACCCCCCTAGACCCCCAGCTAGCCAGCCGCATGCCCCTGCAACTGTTGCTCGCAGAAGACAATCCAGTCAACCAAAAAATCTTCCTCAAGGTTTTGGAGAAACTTGGCTATACTGCCGATGTCGCCATTAATGGCCTGGAAGTTCTGGAGAAACTGCACACCCAGAACTACGACCTGATCTTTATGGACATGCAGATGCCCGTCATGGATGGGGTGGAAACAACCCGACAGATTCGGCAGCAGTCCCGATATCGACACCAACCTCGGATTATTGCCATCACAGCTAGTGCTATGGAGGAAGACCGAGCCATGTGTCTCTCAGTTGGCATGGACGATTACCTCACCAAGCCAATTGTGTTACAGGCGGTTCAGGCTGCCCTACAACGATGGGGACAGCCCTCATCCTTACTGGATACCTCCAGTCCGCTCAACCCCTGTGCCTCGCCCCAACCCTAA
- a CDS encoding pirin family protein: MITLRPAQERGHAHHGWLDSFHTFSFASYYDPQHMGFSDLRVINEDRIAAGAGFPNHSHQDMEIVTYVLDGALEHQDSMGNRTIIRPGEVQRMSAGTGVTHSEYNPSPTDAVHLLQIWILPEQLHLQPSYEQKFYPPAEKQGQLRLIASQDGREETVTVHQDMSLYAATLAPDQAVTYEIPSDRRVWLQVVRGAVTVNQSPLQAGDGAGISKERSLQIVGQQPAEFLLFDLQ, encoded by the coding sequence ATGATCACCCTGCGTCCGGCTCAAGAACGGGGTCATGCCCATCATGGCTGGCTCGATTCTTTCCACACCTTTTCCTTTGCCAGTTACTATGACCCACAGCATATGGGTTTTAGTGATTTACGGGTCATTAATGAAGATCGAATTGCTGCTGGGGCTGGTTTTCCCAACCATTCCCATCAAGATATGGAAATTGTTACCTATGTCTTGGATGGGGCGCTGGAACATCAAGATAGTATGGGAAATCGAACGATCATTCGTCCTGGTGAAGTGCAGCGCATGAGTGCCGGCACCGGAGTCACCCATAGTGAGTACAATCCCTCCCCAACAGACGCTGTCCACCTGCTGCAAATCTGGATCTTGCCGGAACAGTTGCACTTACAACCCAGCTACGAGCAGAAATTTTATCCTCCGGCTGAAAAACAAGGCCAGTTGCGGCTGATTGCCTCCCAGGATGGCCGGGAGGAGACTGTGACCGTTCATCAAGACATGAGTCTCTATGCCGCGACCCTGGCACCGGATCAGGCAGTGACCTATGAGATTCCCAGCGATCGCCGGGTTTGGCTACAGGTGGTTCGGGGAGCGGTGACTGTGAATCAAAGCCCCCTGCAGGCGGGGGATGGAGCGGGGATCTCAAAGGAGCGATCGCTGCAAATTGTCGGCCAGCAACCTGCGGAGTTCCTACTGTTCGATTTGCAGTAG